The genomic segment CGTCGTCGGCGCTGAGCGCGCCCGAGCCGCCGCCACAGCCTGTCAGCGCAGCGGAAAGCACGGCAGCAGAAGCCGCAGCATTCAGGGCGCTGAGCATGCTCTGAGCGCGCGCCATCGCGTCAGTGTTTAGGCTTGTCCACGCTGGGCACCGCCTGGGCGAACCGCTCAGCGAAGGTCTCGGCGCTGCGGGCGCTGGCGAGGTCCAGCTCGAAGTCGGGGACGGCCTTCGGTGAAAGCTTGGTGAATAGCTCCGCAACTTCCCGTGTGGAAAATCCGAGCTCAGCAAGCGCCTTGCCGTCGAGCTTTCCGCCTGAGGAACTGAGCTCCTCACCCCCAACCCCAACCAGGCGACGTAGAGCGTCTAGCTCCATACGGCTCACGCGGTCGCCGCACACGTCGTAGTCGATCCAGGCTTCGTAGGAGAGCGGAGCGACGCGCTTCAGCATGCCCGCCATCACCCGGCCGTACTCCTGGATCTCCCACTGGGCGTGGGAATCGACGCGCAGGGTGAGGAAGTGCAAGAGGTTGTGCAGGTCGATCTTCCAGTACCACTGGGTGTAGGTCGACAGCGGCAAGTCGATGCGCGCCAGCTCCCGCGCTAGATCTTCCGCGGTCATCCACTCGTACGCCTCGGCGGAGAGCTTGCGGATCTCGTTCCAGCGACGGAGCGCCTCGTCGTAGGTCTGCTGCTCGACGGCGTTGCCGCTGCGGCCCTGGTTGTTGGCGCGGCTCTGAGTTTGCAGCTGCTCTTGATCGGGGGTGTAGAAGAGCATCGGCATCAGCGAGTAGCGACCGGAGTACTCATTCACGTTTGCCGTGCGGTGACGGATCCACTGCCGCGCGATGAACATGGGCATGCAGCAGTGGAACTTCAGCTCCACCATTTCGCTTGGCGTGGTGTGCTTGTGACGACGCAGGTAGCGCAGGAGCCCGCGAGTCTGGCTCTGCTTGCGGGTGCCGTAGCCGTAGCTCACCCGCGCGGCGCGCTCGATGCACTCGTCGGTGCCCATGTAGTCCACCAACGCCACGAAGCCGTGATCGAGCACCGGGAAATACTTGCCGAGGATCTCTTCGGCAGCAGGCGCGGTGGGACGGGCGGTGGTGTGAGTGGGCGCTTCGCTCATGGTTCCTCCGAAGCTCACCGGGGCGCTCAACAGGCGTTCGCGCGGCGAGTCGCGGGACCGTACTGAGCGCATGCGCTCCGTGCAATCACTGGCGCGCCTGACGTCACGTCAGCCGGGTCGACGTAGCGAAACGCGCGCAAAGTCCCGAGGGGCGCAACAAAGCGCAGCGAAACCCAGTGTTTGCCTGGCGCCGGGCGATGGGCGAAGTAGCATGCCAGGCGATGGTGGGACGCGAGCGCATGCTTCGCAGCGGTGTGTTTCTGAGCGGCGTCGTCGGGCTCGCGCTGCTCGGCGGCGTCGCATGCAACAGCAAGAGCGCGGGTTGGAGCACCGCGGCGCCGAACACGGAACAGGGCAAAGCCAAGAAGGCGCCGCGCTGGGTCACGCCGGCGCGCATGGTGGTGCTGCCAGAAGGCCGTGAGTCGAGTTACCAAGAACGCGACGTCGACGGCAGCCTGCGCATCATCGCCTACGGGCTCCGCATGCTGGAGCACCAGGACGGCAGCCTCGAGGTCGCCGAGCAGACGATTCCTGATCGCTTGAACGTGAAGCCGCTGGAGTTGCCGCCGCGCCTGGGTGGCGGCTTTGTCTTCTACTCGAGCGGCTCCCGCAGCCTGTTCTGGACCTCGAAGACCTGGCTCGGCAAGTTGAAGCCCGCTGCAAGTTTCTCTGCGGATATTAACTGGGTGACGCCAGGCTTCGACCGCATCTACCTCAGCACTTCGAGCAGCAACGAGATCCTGGCGGTGGATCCCGTGACCTGGCAGCCGACGGATCTGGGGCCGCTGCCTCCGGCGCCCGGCTATGGCACGATGGCGTTCGCCGGAGAGTGGGTTGCTGCGGTGGAGTCCGACGTGCGCGGCGTGCTGATCACGCTGGACGCCGGCGCGAGCTGGCGTCCGCTCGAGGTGAACACGCCTCCGTCGCCGATCAGCGTTCAGGACGACAAGATCTCCATCAACTCCTACGCTGGGCGCATGTTGCTTGATTCCGCGGGGCAATTGGAGATGTTGGGGCGCTCTGGGGACGACACGGCGTTCAAGGGCGCGGTCAAGTCTGCGCTCCCCGACTGGGCGGAGATGCAGCAAGGGGGCGACGTCGAAGTCCAGGAACGACAGGAGCGCCCGCTGGGAGACAATGCGCTACGTGTCGCTGCCCTCGGCGGCTGGCCCGACACCAAAGATAGCGCCGTGGTCATGGCCCAGGGCAATGTCGCGCGAGTGCGCCTCAGCGACGGCAAGCTGCTCGACGTCAAACGTGATGCGTACGCCGGGGCGGCCACCTGTCAGGGCGCGCAGGTCGGGGTTGGCATCGGCTTCATCTGCGGCGACCCCGCGGGTCAGAGCGTGGTCTACTCGGTGAGTCCGAGCCTCGAGCTCACGCCCATCGTGTCCTTCTCCGAGCCACGCTACATCGCCGCGTCGGGCACCGGCGGCCTGGTGATCCGCGGCGGTTGCAAAGAAGGCTCTTCTTCAGCGCAGGCAGGGGCGACCTCGTATTGTATCCGCTCGGCAAAGGGCAAGCTGCGCGAGGTGCGCGTGCGTGGGGATCGCGGCGTGGAGCGCGTGGTCTCCCTGCAAGATGGGCGCGTCGCCGTCGTGGTACCGCCGCGCCTCGGTGCGCCCGGCACGCTGCTCTTGATCGCGGAAGACGGCAGCAACAAGGCTCTCAAGCTGCGCTACAAGGAGATGGAGGCCTCCACCAAGACGCTGCTCAAGAAGGGCCTTTGGCTCGACGGCCTGACTGAACGCGTGGTGAAGCGCGACAAGAAGAAGGTGCACGTGCTCGCTGGCTGGGTCGCCGGTGGTGGGCCGTTCGTCGGCGTGCAGATCGATCTGGATGGCAAGGTCGCCGCGGGTGAGATCATCAGCGAAGACATCGATCGCAGCTTGCTCTCCGGGCGCTTCGGTTTGGCGATCGGGCGCGGTGGTCTGCTGCGGGAGACGATCGACGGTGGCTTCAGCTGGTCGGAGGTCGCGGTCCCGCCGTCTTTCGGCGATCGCTCGTCACCCGTACCGCGCCTCGGCGACCCCGGCGGGCGCAGCGCCCGAGGTTGCTCGCCAGTGGGCTGCGCGTTCGGCACCTGGCTGCGCGTCGGCTGGCAAGGCCGCCCAGTGGACGAAGCAGACCAGAAGCTCGCGGAGCTCCCCGAGCGGGTGAGCTTGCCATCGAAGAGCGGTAGCCGTTGGACGTTGGAGTGTACGCCGGCGGGGCCCGTCTCCGTGGCAGGGGCGGACGCTGTGAAGTCCGCGCCGCAGCGTCCAGCACCGCCAGGGGTTGCGGGCGCGATGGCCTTCAGTCCGTTGCCCTATGGATACGGTTCCGCGATGCCCACGGCGGAGACGTTGACGTCGAGCGCTTGGACGCCGTTCCTCGGGGTCAAGGCGCCGAACAAGGGCGCCGCCGAGCTCGGCTTCGACTTCGGGAACGACAGCTACGAAACGCGCATGCGCGCCTACGCCTGGGGCCCGCGAGGGAAAGAGTGGAGCCGGCTCTCTCGCTGGGTGATTCGTGTGGAGGACCCGTTCTCCCTCAGCGCGCCGGTTTGGAACACGGCAGTCGCGCGCCCCGATTGGCCCGATCCGGTCTCTGCCGCGATGAGCTTCGGTCAGCTCACACGCTGGGGCGGCTACTCGACCTGGCGCTTCGAGCCAGAGCCGCGCGACGACGCCGGGCTCCTGGTGCTCAACGTGCGCGGAACGCAGACGGCGTATGTCCTCGAGCGCGACCGCGCGCCGCTCCCGCTTCAAGGCAGCGCGATGTGGGCGCTGAATCAGGTATCGGGCGTGGTGAAGGTGCAAGGCACCTGGTACTTCGGCTCAACCATCAACAGCCAGGCGTTCCGCATCTATCGTCTGAACGGCGACGAGCTCGACTACTTTGCGGACTACCCGATGCGCCCCGGCAGCGTCTCCCAAGGGGTGCAGCTGGTGAAGAGCACCCAGGGCGATGCCCTCGGCATCTTGACCAAGGTCAGCCCGCTGCGTGGCAGCGAGAGCCGTTGGTATGTGTTCCCTGTGGATACGCAATCCAAGGACGCAGGGGAGCCCCTGGAGATCAGCTCTGAGTTGCTCGGCGCCACGCCACGGCGCTGCGGCCCCGAGGACGAAGGCTGGTCGATCGTCTCTGAGCCGCCGGTGCAGCCGTACCTTCAGCTCGACGGCACCCGCGCCGCAGGCTCCCGTGTGCAAGCGAAGTTCATCGCCGATGCGGGGGGCCTGTGCGTGGAAGCTTTGGCGGCCACCACCAGCAACGGGCGAGCGATGGACGGCGTCAAGGCGGTCCCCGCGGCACCTTCCAGCGTGGGCCTTGCCCTCAGCGAGCGGGGTGGCGGCGAGGGTCGCTGGGCCTTCCGCTGCAAGCTATAGCGTTGCTGCTACGCCACCTGATTCAGCGTGAGCATTCCTCTCAGGAGGAGGCTACTCGCCTACTCCAGCGTACTCGCAACCCAGGCTCGCATTACCGCGCGGACGCCACTTTTGTGGGAGCAGGTGGGCGGGCGCTCGCGTGATGCGACGCCGGAGGCGGATTGCACAAATGCAATCCTGACCCAGCGGTTGGGCTGGGCAAGTCGTTGAATCCTTCTCGGCGCGTCCGGTTTCGGTGACGCGCGTTCGTCAAGTTGTCTCCAATTTGAAATGGTGCAGCCTGCTACGCAGCATTCGCGATCGCTGTCCCCACGTGAGACTTGATTGCTTTTGTGATTCGAGCTTGCTACTTCCACCGCGTCCGCGTGGAGCGAGGCTGTCCCCCCCCCGGCCCCTCTGCGCGGACACTTTTTTGTCTCTCGAATTTCGGGGGAGAGAGATACCCGCCCGCACCCGCGCTCAACCCGTCGCTGCGGTTTCCAGGGCTTTTCCAGCTGTTTTCGTGCAGTTTCCGCGCGTGACTGCGGAACTTGCGCTTGGCGCCAGACAGCGATCGGCGTTGACGTTGCTGTATTGAAACACCATGCGGCTCAGAACAGGTGGCTCCACGTCAGGCCCGCCCACGGCAACACGCCAGCGATCCATCCCGCGTCTATATCCGGGAGGATTAAAGCATCTAGCTCCGGCGTAAGCTGGAACACATCCCCTTCGGGACGCAGGTCGACGCCCACGCGAAGCGCTGCGTGAGGATCGAACCTGGACGAGTCATCCAGGCAGCTACTTCCGAGCGCCACACCCACCCAAGGGCGAAACCAACTCGGGGTACCCGGGCGGTGACGCACTCCCACGAAGCCGCACGGCGCGGGCACGATGCCCGACAGCTCGAGTGCCCAGCGATCAGCCGGGTACCACTGGGTGTTCGGCGCAAGCGGAAACCCCGGGCCGCCCACAGTTAGACCAACGCTGAAGTTGGGGTAGCGGGGTTCTGGGGGAAGGTCGGTCTCGATGGTCGCGTGCTCGACGTCGGTGACACGAACGCCTCGACCGAGATCTTCTGGGTTTGCGGTCAACTCAGATAGTGGCAGCTCGACGGTCTCATGGCAGGCGTATTCGCCGCGCGCGTCGCGGCAGACACGCAGTGTGAGGCGGACCTCCGTGTCGTCTGGATCGGCAATCGCAACGGTACGCACGAAGCTCGTGCGCACGAAACCTCGCGCCCGCTCGCGCGCCACCTCCGGGAGCTCGCTCGGATCCACCATGGTGCTCGTGTGCTTCACGCAGCCGACGGTGAGTAAGGTGAACAGGCACGACAGGGTTGAGGTGATGCGTCCCGTCGTCATCTCTAGAACAGATAGCTGGCCGTAAAGCCTGCCCAGGGCTGAGGTTTTGGATCGGACAATGAATCCGTGGGGAGCCGTGCGTCGATCTCAGGGGTGAACTGCCAGACTCGCCAGCGCACGACGTCAGCGCCAACACGAAGCGCGGCTGCGCCTTCACATAGCCACGGACCACTTTCGTCGGTCTCCGTGTCTCGTTCGCGCTCTCGGCAACCCGCGGCGATGCTGGCACCGAACCACATCCGTTCGGCACTGCGCGAGCCAGGTCGGAACTTTACCGCCGTGAACCCTTCAAAGCCGACGTCAGGCCTCAACCCGACCTCGGCAACGAGCCAATCCTGTGCGAACCAGCTCCCGGTGTAGGTCCCGAAGATCGCGGGGCCGAGCAGGGTAAGACCTGCGCCGAATGTTGGTTCTGGCGTTGAATGCGCCCTTCCCCGCTTCCCGACTTGGGCTACCTCAGCATTCGGACTATCGCTGGCGCGAGGCTCACACGGGGTGTGAGCCGGGGCGTGACTCCCACTGCACGCCATCAGCCAGAGCGCGCTCAAGGCAAGAGCGCCTGACAGCGCGCGCAGCTCTCCCCATCGCACGCCGAGACGGCGCGCGCCTTTCAGCGGCCCAACACCCACGTCGGGCGGTGAGCAAGCGGTGTGCCGATTGAGCTGCCGTGCGGATCCATCAAGCGATCAGCGAAAAACTGTGCGTTTCACAGCCGGGAGGTGACGCGTGCCCTCACCCCCGATAACCCTTGGGTATGACTCTGGCGTCCCGCCTTCGAGGCCGTGGAGGTCAGCCGACCCGAGTTGTCCGCGAGAAGTGCCCACCTTCGGCCACTCGCTGGACCCCGCGCCGGCTCCGGGATAAACGCATGCCAATGCCTGCGAGTGGTTCTACCGAGTCCTGCGCGCGGCGGCGCACCATCGTGAAGGACATGAGCTGGGCGTGACGCTCCATCAGGCAAAGTTGCCGTGCGGATCTAAAGTGGCTCGCGCTGAGTTTTGAACCGCGCGGAAATGTGCAGTGGTCTTGCCCGTCTGACTCTGCGGCGCCGGTAAGCTGCACGAGTCGCGGCGGCGTACCATGTGCGTGGATGTGGTTGCCTGGCCCGGGCTCGGACGACGAGCCAGCCCATCGGAAGATTTCTGTCTGGTTTCGAGGGGTTCGGCGGATTCGGTTACACAGCCGACGCGAATGTCCTAACCTAACGTTCGTCTGCTTGGAGGAGATCCAGTGAAGCTTAATTCTCAACGCCGTCTCGGCGCCGTCGCCGTCGTGTCTCTTGTTACCGCCCTCGCGGGGGTCAGCTGTTCATCCGATGATGGGCCCAGCGGTGGAGGGAAGAGCGGGAGCGGCGGAACCGGCGCAACCGGTGGCACTGCTGGTACGGGCGGCGTAGGCGGCGTGCCGCAGCCCGAACCCGGGGAGCAATGTTTCGACCCGGAGCCGACTCAGGTGAAGCTGCGGGTGAGCCCGGCGGAGTTGGTGTTGGCCCCAGGCCAGACGCGGCCGGTTGAAGTTACCGTCGACCCCGACGTCTGCGACGTGCGCATGATGCGCTTCGAGTCGGCGGATGCCACGGTAGCGGCGGCCCCAGCGGACGCTCGCATCGACTTGCTGACTCCGACCGCGAAGGTCACGGTGACGGGCAGCGCGGCGGGTAAGACAACGATCAAGGCGTTGTTCCCCACGGGTGATGGCGACGTGACCATCGATATCCCCGTCAACGTGATCAGTGCGGATATCCCGGACTGCAGCGGCTCGGGCGCCGGCAAGGTGGATGACGGCGTGGCGGTGAGCGGCACCGGCGGCCTGGCGATGGCTTCGGTTGGCTACCCGAAGAACGCCACCATGCCCAACAAGAACAGCTTCATTTGGTCGGTGGCGGCCTTCGACACCACCATCGCCTGCGCGGCCGATCAGGTGCCGAGCGGCTTCACCAAGCTCGGCCCCGCCGTGACCTTTGGTCCCGCTGACAAGAAATTCCCCCGGGAAATCCCGTTTACGATCCCGATCAACCCTGCGGCGATCCCAGACATGGCGCGGCTGCGCCACGTTACGGTGTCGTACACGGGGCCCAATGTGAAGACACCGCGCCCAGTCCCGATCGCAGACCCGCGCATCGTGGAAGAGGGCGGCGCCTACAAGCTCTACTTCCAGGCGCCCTGGCTTGGCACCTACCAGGCCATCGCCAAGACCGATGGCGGCACGGTGACCAAGACCCGACGCATCACCCATCGCGCGATCGTCGGCGTGAGCATGGGCGGCGGTGGCACGGCGATGACGGGCTTCCGGAACCACGAGAAGTTCGATGTGTTGGCGCCGCTCGGCGGCCCGGTGGAGTGGACGTGGCTGCTCGGCCACATCCGCAACAATCACATCGGCGGCTTCTTGACGAACGATGGCACCACGGTGCCCACGGGCTTCCCTGAGTTCCCGGAGACGAAGCTGCCTTACGAGCATCCGTCGTCGTTCAACCGCTGGTGGTACGAGTACCCGAAGAACGGCAACGGCGGCTCCTTCCCGCGTTCAGAGTACGTGCAGATCTTCCGCGACCTGGCGTTGATGTTCGGCAACCCAGGCGGCTACAACTCGGCTCCCAACGGGGAGAACTTGCCTGCGGGCGTACCGCCCGATGACCCGAGCGTGGTCGGTGATCGCAACGACCGTGAGTGCGCCGTGTGGGTGGACCCCATTGGTGGCGATCCGAACGAGGCGCATCAAAAAGAGCTCGAGCAGCAGTGCCCGGCGCAGCGCTGCGCCAACACGCTCCGGCTGACCAACTACTTCGATCACGACTTCAACCCGAACGGCACCTTCCCGGTGATCACCTTCTGCGACGGTTCACCTCAGCAGTCGGATCTCACGCCGTACGCCAACACCTGGTCGGATCAGGGCAACAACAAGCCGATGGAGCTAGCCCTTGCCGTCGACTACAACGACAACGGCGTTCGTGACGAAAACGAACCGGTGATCTTTCAAGGCCACGAGCGCTACGAAGATCTCGGTACCGACGGTCTGGCTGACGTCGACGAGCCCGGCTATCAGGCGGGAGTCAACGAAGACCCGAACGGGGACAACTGGAACCCCCAGTACAACCCCACCGGCACCGAGGGCAACCTGCGCTACGACGAGGGTGAGCCCTACGAGGACTACGGCCTGGACGGCGTACAAGGCACGGCGACTAGCCCCTACGACTTCGGTGAGGGCAACGGGAAGTTCGATATGTCGCCTGGTTACAAGGCGTTCCTCGAGCGCGATTCGCGTACGGTAATTACCCAGGACCCGCTGGGCACGCAGAAGGAAGCCTTCGACGACGCCGCGCTCGCCCGCATGGACCTGTGGACCGATGGCGGAACCCGCGACCTCTTCAACTTCTCCGTCTCGGCCCAGGCCATGATGGGCAGCTGGGCAGGACGTGGTCGCATCGTTCACTACTACACCGGCTTCGACAAGTTGCCGGGGCAGACCCTGGGAGACGAGAACCTCTTTTCCGCAGGGCATACGGAGTGGGCGGAGCTGCCAGGTGGCGTGATGATGCGCTACGGCTCTACCGAGCCGACGGACGCAGACTTCAACAGCGGCAGCGGGCAGCACGTAGGCACTGCAGACCAAATCGTGCGTCGCTTGCAGTCGGCCCTCTACTACATCGGATCTCACTGGCCGGACGCGCCTCGTGGGCTATCCGAGGCTGCGGAGATCGATCCGGTCGAAGGCGCGGACATCTGCGAGGTTCGCGGCGGTTGCGACTTCACCTTCACGGACTCCCGCGGTCGCTCGGGCCCGGTCAGCGTGAACTTCCCGCCCGGTTACTCGAACGCCAAAGCGCAGCAGAAGCGCTACCCCGTCATCTACATGCTCCACGGCTACGGGCAGACGCCTGAAGACTTGAAGGCGGCGATCGTTTTCTTGCGGAACTGGATGAACAGCCCGGTCGATTCCTCTGCCTCGCGTTTGCCGGAGGCGATCTTGGTGTACGTAGACGGCCGCTGCCGCTCGAACGCGGCCGGTGAGGAGTCCGAGTGCATCCGCGGCACTTTCTTCACGGACAGCGTGCGTGAGAAGGGGCCGAAGATCGAGAGCTGGTGGATGGAGCTCGTCGACGAAATCGACAAGCGCTACCGCACCATGCCCGAGACCACCATCGAGTGGACGGAGTGAGCTAGACCACCGGGAGCCTCTGACCGAGGGGGCTCTTGCCGGGGCGCGGCCAGGACACCGCGCCCGCTTCTTCCCAGCTTGAGGGGCTGAAGAGGCGCGATCAGAATCGCCAGCCGAGACTGAGTCCCGGGCTGACCAATACGAAGCGTCCCACGCTGCGTTCGTCCCTCGTAGCGCTCGAGCTTCGTGCGCAGGCGACGGGCGCTGGTGTCTGGCTGCAGCTCGTATTGCCGTCGGGAACTGGAGCCACCTCTCCACGACCATTCTTCGGGCCCCCGATGGGAGAAATCAGGAGGCCCACGCCGAGCCCCACACGGAAGTCGCCGAACTGGTACGCGACCTCCAACTCGGGATACACGAATGCCAGTGCGGCTCGTTGCGGGTCTGCGCCCTCAACCGCGACGCGCGCCTGGTCGTCGCCGCGACTGACGCTACCGGTGGTTTGGAGATCGACGTTGGCGAAAAGTACTCCGGCGTGAAGTGCTCCGCTGAACTCCCAAGGTGAGACCTCGAACGTGTATCCAAGGCCCAAGGCCAACCAAGGCCCACTGACAGTCGTCTCGTCGTGAAGGTCGAACGTCGCCTCGTCCGCGGTCTGAGCGTCCTGCACGAAGCTTCGGCTGCTTTCAGTCGTCAAGCGTCCGTAGCCCAGGATCGCCGAGGCTTGGATGTGACTTGGCAGTCGGTAGTCGATTCGTCCACCGAGCCAGACGCCGGTCGCGCCGTTCGGGCCCGAGCAC from the Polyangiaceae bacterium genome contains:
- a CDS encoding FAD-dependent thymidylate synthase; translation: MSEAPTHTTARPTAPAAEEILGKYFPVLDHGFVALVDYMGTDECIERAARVSYGYGTRKQSQTRGLLRYLRRHKHTTPSEMVELKFHCCMPMFIARQWIRHRTANVNEYSGRYSLMPMLFYTPDQEQLQTQSRANNQGRSGNAVEQQTYDEALRRWNEIRKLSAEAYEWMTAEDLARELARIDLPLSTYTQWYWKIDLHNLLHFLTLRVDSHAQWEIQEYGRVMAGMLKRVAPLSYEAWIDYDVCGDRVSRMELDALRRLVGVGGEELSSSGGKLDGKALAELGFSTREVAELFTKLSPKAVPDFELDLASARSAETFAERFAQAVPSVDKPKH
- a CDS encoding Ig-like domain-containing protein; translation: MKLNSQRRLGAVAVVSLVTALAGVSCSSDDGPSGGGKSGSGGTGATGGTAGTGGVGGVPQPEPGEQCFDPEPTQVKLRVSPAELVLAPGQTRPVEVTVDPDVCDVRMMRFESADATVAAAPADARIDLLTPTAKVTVTGSAAGKTTIKALFPTGDGDVTIDIPVNVISADIPDCSGSGAGKVDDGVAVSGTGGLAMASVGYPKNATMPNKNSFIWSVAAFDTTIACAADQVPSGFTKLGPAVTFGPADKKFPREIPFTIPINPAAIPDMARLRHVTVSYTGPNVKTPRPVPIADPRIVEEGGAYKLYFQAPWLGTYQAIAKTDGGTVTKTRRITHRAIVGVSMGGGGTAMTGFRNHEKFDVLAPLGGPVEWTWLLGHIRNNHIGGFLTNDGTTVPTGFPEFPETKLPYEHPSSFNRWWYEYPKNGNGGSFPRSEYVQIFRDLALMFGNPGGYNSAPNGENLPAGVPPDDPSVVGDRNDRECAVWVDPIGGDPNEAHQKELEQQCPAQRCANTLRLTNYFDHDFNPNGTFPVITFCDGSPQQSDLTPYANTWSDQGNNKPMELALAVDYNDNGVRDENEPVIFQGHERYEDLGTDGLADVDEPGYQAGVNEDPNGDNWNPQYNPTGTEGNLRYDEGEPYEDYGLDGVQGTATSPYDFGEGNGKFDMSPGYKAFLERDSRTVITQDPLGTQKEAFDDAALARMDLWTDGGTRDLFNFSVSAQAMMGSWAGRGRIVHYYTGFDKLPGQTLGDENLFSAGHTEWAELPGGVMMRYGSTEPTDADFNSGSGQHVGTADQIVRRLQSALYYIGSHWPDAPRGLSEAAEIDPVEGADICEVRGGCDFTFTDSRGRSGPVSVNFPPGYSNAKAQQKRYPVIYMLHGYGQTPEDLKAAIVFLRNWMNSPVDSSASRLPEAILVYVDGRCRSNAAGEESECIRGTFFTDSVREKGPKIESWWMELVDEIDKRYRTMPETTIEWTE